From a region of the Fischerella sp. JS2 genome:
- a CDS encoding helix-turn-helix domain-containing protein produces the protein MVGVTQIEIVDSVEELEKLLRHQKQSRSKERIQALYLIKGQEMSVSEIAKILGKHRATVHRWLADYREGGIEAVVEFGTSSGRKRAIPDWAVSSLKKQLEQPEGGFQRYTQIQHWLEKTLGVQAEYATVHHLARYRLKAKLKVPRPRNRKQDEEKLESFKKNSVMTCN, from the coding sequence ATGGTAGGGGTAACACAGATCGAGATAGTTGATAGTGTCGAGGAACTAGAGAAGTTGCTCAGACATCAAAAACAGTCTCGGAGCAAAGAACGTATACAAGCCCTATATCTGATTAAAGGGCAAGAAATGAGTGTAAGTGAGATTGCTAAAATCTTGGGAAAACATCGAGCTACAGTACATCGATGGTTGGCAGATTATCGAGAAGGAGGAATTGAGGCGGTTGTTGAATTTGGAACGAGTTCAGGTCGAAAAAGAGCAATACCAGATTGGGCTGTATCGAGTTTGAAAAAACAACTCGAACAACCAGAAGGTGGGTTTCAACGGTACACACAAATACAACATTGGTTAGAAAAAACCTTGGGTGTGCAAGCTGAGTACGCAACTGTACATCATCTGGCACGTTACAGGCTCAAAGCCAAGCTGAAAGTCCCACGTCCGCGTAACCGAAAACAGGACGAAGAAAAACTAGAGTCTTTTAAAAAAAACTCGGTGATGACTTGCAATTAA
- a CDS encoding Npun_F0494 family protein: MPIVNAQNQKTLTYPSQTIERAKRSLLCSPFNFDLFVAMLSGRVAMSEIIGNSGVNKGYTKAALPELRADNSLVWLIKVGVLRREVDGQGITDSFRLTPLGRQIVEQLQRQALPTVTWRDRFLDIVARWFRLPF; the protein is encoded by the coding sequence ATGCCTATTGTTAATGCTCAGAATCAGAAAACCCTGACATATCCATCTCAGACCATAGAAAGAGCCAAGCGATCGCTACTTTGTTCTCCTTTTAATTTTGATTTATTTGTAGCGATGCTTTCAGGGCGGGTAGCCATGAGTGAAATTATTGGTAATTCTGGTGTTAATAAAGGCTACACCAAAGCTGCTTTGCCTGAATTAAGAGCAGACAACTCTTTGGTATGGTTGATCAAAGTAGGTGTACTGCGACGCGAAGTTGATGGTCAAGGAATTACAGATAGTTTTCGCCTCACACCCCTTGGGCGTCAGATAGTAGAACAATTGCAGCGCCAAGCTTTGCCGACTGTAACATGGCGCGATCGCTTTTTAGATATTGTAGCTCGTTGGTTCAGACTGCCGTTTTAA
- a CDS encoding IS630 family transposase → MQLIAQYSAIILPQYENIRYFVQDESRFGLKTIEGRKITLPGVKPIGDWQWQFKAFWLYGAVEPLTGESLFWQFSHVDTECYQQFLNEFAACYPKSLNILQVDNGLFHKAKRLQIPENIVLLFQPAHSPELNPIERVWEYLKQDLKWELFDHLEHLQTKVAQLLALLTPQIAASLTGYDFILNALSVANIF, encoded by the coding sequence TTGCAATTAATTGCTCAATACAGTGCCATTATCTTGCCCCAGTACGAAAATATTCGTTATTTTGTACAAGATGAGAGTCGATTTGGACTCAAAACCATTGAAGGACGTAAAATTACTCTTCCCGGAGTTAAGCCTATTGGTGATTGGCAGTGGCAATTTAAAGCGTTCTGGCTATATGGAGCAGTTGAACCACTTACTGGGGAAAGTTTATTTTGGCAGTTTTCTCATGTTGATACCGAATGCTACCAACAATTTTTGAACGAGTTCGCTGCCTGTTATCCCAAATCACTTAACATTCTCCAAGTTGATAACGGCTTATTTCATAAAGCTAAACGTTTACAAATTCCAGAGAATATTGTTCTTTTGTTCCAGCCTGCTCATTCTCCTGAACTGAATCCCATAGAGCGCGTTTGGGAATATCTCAAGCAAGACTTGAAATGGGAGCTATTTGATCACCTGGAGCATCTGCAAACCAAGGTTGCTCAACTCCTAGCTCTCCTCACTCCTCAAATTGCTGCTTCTTTGACTGGTTATGACTTCATCCTCAATGCCTTATCTGTCGCAAACATTTTTTGA
- a CDS encoding SRPBCC family protein, producing the protein MSDWLEHTVQMEVEAPIDLVWSLWSNLEQMPRWMKWIDSVTVPEDNPDISLWKLKSGGFEFTWKSRILKVIPHQIIQWESIDGLPNRGAIRFYDRHTSSIVKLTVAYAIPGILGKIMDNLFLGRIVESTLHADLERFKQYALQKKAEG; encoded by the coding sequence ATGTCTGATTGGTTAGAACATACAGTGCAGATGGAAGTAGAGGCTCCTATAGATTTAGTATGGAGTCTTTGGTCTAATTTGGAGCAAATGCCCCGGTGGATGAAGTGGATAGATTCGGTGACAGTTCCTGAAGATAATCCCGATATCTCATTGTGGAAATTGAAATCTGGTGGTTTTGAATTTACCTGGAAATCCCGAATTCTCAAAGTAATTCCTCATCAAATCATCCAATGGGAATCTATTGATGGTTTACCGAATCGGGGAGCTATTCGTTTTTATGATCGCCATACCAGTAGTATCGTTAAACTTACTGTTGCCTATGCTATCCCCGGTATCCTGGGCAAAATCATGGATAATCTATTTTTAGGACGAATAGTAGAATCAACTTTACACGCGGATTTAGAGCGATTTAAGCAATACGCCTTACAAAAAAAGGCTGAAGGGTGA
- a CDS encoding peroxiredoxin has product MPLAVGTDAPAFTVKDTNGNTVSLSDFQGKTVVLYFYPKDDTPGCTKQACSFRDAKEQYTSKDIVVLGVSADDEASHQAFTQKYNLNFPLLADTNGELIKAYDVDGGGYAKRVTYVIDGNGKIIHVDSSVNTSTHAGDILATLGL; this is encoded by the coding sequence ATGCCTCTAGCAGTTGGGACAGATGCACCTGCGTTTACCGTTAAAGATACTAACGGTAACACTGTTTCTTTATCTGATTTCCAAGGTAAAACAGTAGTTCTGTATTTTTACCCTAAAGACGACACTCCAGGTTGCACAAAGCAAGCTTGTAGTTTCCGTGATGCTAAGGAGCAATACACAAGTAAAGATATTGTGGTGCTGGGGGTAAGTGCAGATGATGAGGCTTCGCACCAAGCATTCACCCAAAAATATAATCTCAACTTTCCACTACTAGCTGACACCAACGGTGAATTAATTAAAGCCTACGATGTCGATGGTGGCGGTTATGCTAAGCGTGTTACCTACGTAATTGATGGCAATGGCAAAATTATTCATGTTGACTCTAGTGTCAACACCTCTACCCATGCTGGTGATATTTTAGCTACCTTGGGATTGTAA
- the zds gene encoding 9,9'-di-cis-zeta-carotene desaturase codes for MRVAIIGAGLAGLATAVDLADAGCEVQIFESRPFVGGKVSSWVDEDDNHIEMGLHVFFGNYNQLLKLMKKMGAFENLLPKEHIHTFINKGGQIGALDFRFFMGAPFNGLKAFFTTSQLSWLDKLQNAVALSTSPVVRGLVDFDGAMQNIRNLDKVSFAEWFRSHGGSDGSIKRMWNPIAYALGFIDCENISARCMLTIFQLFAVRTEASKLRMLKGSPYEYLHKPILEYLEARGTKIYTRRRVREVQFAEKEERIRVTGLVIANGDTEENITADAYVAACDLPGIQRLLPQQWRKWTEFDNIYNLDAVPVATVQLRFDGWVTELQDTEARKQLNHAAGIDNLLYTADADFSCFADLALTSPADYYRQGQGSLLQLVLTPGDPFIKKSNEEIAQHVLAQVHELFPSSRELNMTWYSVVKLAQSLYREAPGMDIYRPRQKTPVANFFLAGSYTQQDYIDSMEGATISGMLAAKAILETVKK; via the coding sequence ATGCGCGTTGCAATCATTGGTGCGGGACTGGCTGGGCTAGCAACCGCTGTAGATTTAGCTGATGCTGGCTGTGAAGTCCAGATTTTTGAGTCCCGTCCGTTTGTTGGTGGAAAAGTTAGCAGCTGGGTAGATGAAGATGACAACCATATTGAAATGGGATTGCATGTCTTCTTTGGCAACTACAATCAGTTGTTGAAATTGATGAAGAAGATGGGAGCCTTTGAAAACCTGCTTCCTAAAGAACATATTCATACCTTTATCAATAAGGGAGGACAGATTGGTGCGCTTGATTTTCGTTTCTTTATGGGTGCGCCTTTCAATGGTTTAAAGGCCTTTTTTACTACCTCTCAACTCTCATGGCTAGATAAGTTGCAAAATGCTGTAGCACTTTCTACAAGTCCAGTTGTCAGGGGTTTGGTAGACTTTGACGGTGCGATGCAGAATATTCGTAACTTAGACAAAGTTAGCTTTGCTGAATGGTTCCGTAGCCACGGTGGTAGTGATGGCAGTATTAAGCGGATGTGGAATCCTATTGCCTATGCTTTGGGTTTTATTGATTGTGAAAACATATCCGCCCGTTGTATGTTGACAATTTTTCAGTTATTTGCTGTAAGAACAGAAGCATCAAAACTGCGGATGCTTAAGGGTTCGCCCTATGAATACTTGCATAAACCGATTTTGGAGTATCTAGAGGCGAGAGGAACAAAAATTTATACTCGTCGGAGAGTACGAGAAGTTCAATTTGCTGAGAAAGAAGAACGAATCCGTGTCACTGGTTTGGTAATTGCTAATGGTGATACAGAAGAAAACATTACTGCTGATGCTTATGTCGCAGCCTGTGATCTGCCAGGAATTCAGCGCCTCTTGCCTCAACAATGGCGTAAGTGGACAGAATTTGACAATATTTACAACTTAGATGCGGTTCCTGTGGCGACGGTGCAGCTACGATTTGATGGTTGGGTAACAGAACTGCAAGATACAGAGGCACGCAAACAGCTAAATCACGCAGCAGGGATTGATAATTTGCTATATACCGCTGATGCCGATTTTTCTTGTTTTGCTGATTTGGCTTTGACTAGCCCTGCCGATTATTATCGGCAAGGGCAAGGATCTTTGTTGCAGTTAGTGTTGACACCAGGAGATCCTTTTATTAAAAAAAGCAATGAAGAAATTGCTCAGCACGTTTTAGCACAAGTACACGAGTTGTTTCCATCATCAAGGGAATTAAATATGACTTGGTACAGTGTAGTTAAGCTAGCTCAGTCTTTGTACAGAGAAGCACCAGGGATGGATATTTATCGTCCTCGTCAAAAAACCCCTGTGGCTAATTTCTTCCTCGCAGGCAGTTATACACAGCAGGATTACATCGATAGCATGGAAGGAGCAACGATTTCAGGAATGCTTGCCGCAAAAGCTATTTTGGAAACTGTGAAAAAATAG
- the cobQ gene encoding cobyric acid synthase CobQ — translation MKAIMVVGTTSHAGKSLLTAAICRILSRRGWRVAPFKGQNMALNAYVTANGGEIGYAQAVQAWAAGVVPWVEMNPILLKPQGDMTSQVIIKGKAIGKVSAADYYEQYFELGWRSIEESLQHLSTEFDLLICEGAGSPAEINLKHRDLTNMRVAKHLNASTLLVVDIDRGGAFAHVVGTLELLEPEERALIRGVVINKFRGQRSLLEPGIKWLEERTGIPVLGVIPYLETVFPAEDSLDLFERKSHKSGTDLNISVIRLPRISNFTDFDPLESESTVMIKYLSPKQELGHPDAVILPGTKTSIADLLLLQRTGMAEAIQNYAAAGGTVLGICGGFQILGQMIADPEGIEGQAGRFQGLGLLPIKTVITGQKIARQRQVTSNHPQMGLPVTGFEIHQGRSRIETQGIDSQSYYPLFDDPNLGLVDSCQSVWGTYLHGIFDNGPWRRAWLNRLRQQRGLKSLPTGVANYRDQRENLLDSLATEIEQHLDLTPLLS, via the coding sequence ATGAAAGCAATTATGGTGGTGGGAACAACATCCCACGCGGGGAAATCACTGTTGACGGCGGCTATTTGTCGCATTTTGTCGCGGCGTGGCTGGCGGGTGGCCCCTTTTAAAGGTCAGAATATGGCTTTAAATGCTTATGTCACGGCTAATGGTGGAGAAATTGGTTATGCCCAAGCAGTACAAGCCTGGGCTGCGGGAGTTGTACCCTGGGTAGAAATGAACCCGATTTTACTTAAACCCCAAGGTGATATGACTTCCCAAGTAATTATTAAGGGTAAAGCTATAGGAAAAGTTAGCGCTGCGGATTACTACGAGCAATATTTTGAATTAGGATGGCGCTCAATCGAAGAGTCTTTACAGCATTTGTCAACAGAATTTGATTTGCTGATTTGTGAAGGTGCTGGTAGTCCGGCAGAAATTAACCTCAAGCACCGTGATTTAACTAATATGCGAGTGGCAAAACATTTGAATGCCTCGACTTTACTGGTAGTTGATATTGATCGAGGTGGTGCTTTTGCACATGTAGTTGGAACTTTGGAATTACTCGAACCAGAAGAACGGGCTTTGATTCGGGGTGTAGTCATTAACAAGTTTCGGGGACAGCGATCGCTACTGGAACCTGGTATTAAATGGTTAGAAGAACGCACAGGTATTCCGGTGCTTGGTGTAATTCCATACTTAGAAACTGTATTCCCAGCGGAGGATTCTTTAGACTTATTTGAACGCAAATCGCATAAATCCGGTACAGATCTCAATATTAGTGTGATTCGCTTACCAAGAATATCTAATTTTACCGATTTTGATCCATTGGAATCAGAATCAACAGTCATGATAAAATACTTAAGCCCTAAGCAAGAATTAGGACACCCAGATGCCGTAATTCTCCCAGGTACTAAAACATCAATTGCTGACTTGCTGTTACTCCAAAGAACTGGTATGGCAGAGGCAATTCAAAATTATGCAGCAGCAGGTGGTACAGTTTTAGGTATCTGCGGTGGTTTTCAAATCCTTGGTCAAATGATTGCCGATCCTGAAGGTATAGAAGGACAAGCAGGTAGATTTCAAGGCTTAGGACTATTACCCATCAAAACAGTCATAACGGGACAAAAAATTGCCCGCCAACGTCAAGTGACTTCTAATCATCCCCAAATGGGTTTACCTGTGACTGGATTTGAAATTCATCAAGGGCGATCGCGCATCGAAACCCAAGGAATAGATTCCCAATCCTACTATCCTCTATTTGACGACCCGAACTTAGGATTAGTGGATAGTTGTCAATCAGTTTGGGGTACTTATCTCCACGGTATATTTGACAATGGGCCTTGGCGTCGTGCTTGGTTAAATCGTCTACGTCAACAACGAGGTTTGAAATCTCTGCCTACAGGTGTTGCTAACTATCGAGATCAGCGCGAAAATCTTTTAGATTCTCTTGCCACAGAAATTGAACAGCACTTAGATTTGACTCCTTTATTGTCGTAG
- a CDS encoding 2Fe-2S iron-sulfur cluster-binding protein: MTVRVHFLPDDVTVDAQVGEPLLDVADRAEVIIPTGCLMGTCHACTVELEDGEIIRACISAVPDGCEELTINLFSDPTW, translated from the coding sequence ATGACTGTGCGTGTCCATTTCTTACCAGATGATGTTACAGTTGACGCCCAAGTGGGAGAACCTCTGCTGGATGTTGCTGATCGAGCAGAGGTAATTATTCCCACTGGTTGTCTGATGGGTACTTGTCACGCTTGTACAGTGGAACTAGAAGATGGAGAAATCATTCGTGCTTGTATTAGCGCAGTTCCAGACGGATGTGAAGAATTAACGATAAACTTGTTTAGCGATCCAACGTGGTAA
- a CDS encoding transglutaminase family protein produces MKEYLQVSEIIDWQYPTVLELAQKIASRHQTPEAIAKACFEWVRNEIYHSCDYQMNPVTCKASDVLRYKTGYCYAKSHLLAALLRANGIPAGLCYQRLSIHDNGEPYSLHGFNAVYLPEIGWYRVDARGNRQDINAQFTPPQEQLAYQNKLLGEADFENIFCEPLSVVVEALQSSTTWNDMLHHLPDVSLTALEKYGLVLRITTN; encoded by the coding sequence ATAAAAGAATATTTACAAGTCAGTGAAATTATTGACTGGCAGTATCCTACAGTTCTGGAATTAGCGCAAAAGATTGCATCAAGGCATCAAACACCAGAAGCGATCGCTAAAGCTTGTTTTGAATGGGTACGGAATGAAATTTATCACAGTTGCGACTATCAAATGAATCCTGTAACTTGTAAAGCTTCAGATGTACTCAGATACAAAACAGGCTATTGTTATGCTAAAAGCCACCTACTAGCAGCGTTACTAAGAGCAAATGGTATTCCAGCAGGGTTGTGCTATCAGAGATTAAGTATTCATGACAATGGGGAACCCTATAGTTTGCATGGTTTTAATGCTGTGTACTTACCAGAAATAGGTTGGTATCGTGTTGACGCTAGGGGAAATCGTCAAGATATTAATGCTCAATTTACCCCTCCACAAGAACAATTAGCCTATCAAAATAAACTTCTAGGTGAAGCAGATTTTGAAAATATTTTCTGTGAACCTCTGTCAGTTGTTGTGGAGGCGCTACAATCCTCCACCACATGGAACGACATGCTACATCATCTGCCGGATGTTTCCTTAACAGCTTTAGAAAAATATGGTCTAGTTTTGAGAATTACTACCAATTAA